A DNA window from Bradyrhizobium sp. CCBAU 53421 contains the following coding sequences:
- a CDS encoding SDR family NAD(P)-dependent oxidoreductase has product MPRLDGKTALVTGAATGIGRATAVLLALSGARVVLFGLGDSELQATAAECGGQAVHGDVTRPDDIAKAVAACGAWLDIVVNAAGLIVPDQPASVSDEVWAKTLDVNLTGTMRVCRASLPLLRQRGGAIVNIASVAAFNASPDSASYAASKAAVVAYTRSLAYAHGADGIRANAVAPGWVRTPMSAYEMQLLADQNGTTAETEFSGVERRIALGRMAEPAEIAACCLFLASDEASFVTGAVLVADGGGRSPTQNRAV; this is encoded by the coding sequence ATGCCGCGGCTCGACGGAAAGACCGCGCTGGTGACCGGCGCAGCCACCGGGATCGGCCGGGCCACCGCTGTGCTGCTGGCGCTGAGCGGCGCGCGCGTCGTGCTGTTCGGGCTCGGTGACTCCGAGCTGCAGGCGACCGCGGCGGAGTGCGGAGGGCAGGCGGTCCATGGCGACGTCACCCGGCCGGACGACATTGCCAAAGCCGTGGCCGCTTGCGGCGCGTGGCTCGATATCGTCGTCAATGCCGCCGGCCTGATCGTACCTGATCAGCCCGCAAGCGTCTCCGACGAGGTCTGGGCCAAGACGCTCGACGTCAACCTCACGGGGACCATGCGGGTCTGCCGCGCATCCCTGCCGCTGCTCCGGCAGCGCGGCGGCGCGATCGTCAACATCGCCTCGGTTGCCGCGTTCAATGCCAGCCCGGACAGCGCAAGCTACGCCGCCAGCAAGGCGGCCGTCGTCGCCTATACGCGTTCGCTGGCCTACGCCCATGGCGCCGACGGCATCCGCGCCAATGCCGTGGCGCCCGGCTGGGTACGAACGCCGATGAGCGCCTATGAGATGCAGCTGCTCGCGGACCAGAACGGCACCACCGCCGAGACCGAGTTTAGCGGCGTCGAGCGGCGGATCGCCTTGGGACGGATGGCCGAGCCTGCCGAGATCGCGGCGTGCTGCCTGTTCCTGGCCTCCGACGAGGCGTCCTTCGTGACTGGAGCGGTGCTGGTCGCCGACGGCGGCGGCCGCTCGCCGACGCAGAATCGCGCGGTCTAG
- a CDS encoding SDR family oxidoreductase, whose protein sequence is MQAPPFKLDGRVAIVTGGGRGIGAAIVRRLAQAGATVVIANRTLDVAEALARDLAADGWTADCVPFDRLDRSSLRAMVDGVAAQHGRLDIVVHNAGGCPWASLDELDEARLDETLGLNLNATIWLAQAAIPHMRAVSFGRILVTSSVSARVAMGGGAHYSAAKAGVNAFIRGAAFELARDGITVNGVEAGFIEKPGRGTMSAPENKAKLERFIPMGRMGSADDIACAMLYLASAEAKYVTGQTIAVDGGSTLPETGFAVERQWGL, encoded by the coding sequence ATGCAGGCGCCTCCGTTCAAGCTCGACGGCCGGGTCGCCATCGTCACGGGCGGAGGCAGGGGGATCGGTGCCGCCATCGTGAGGCGGCTGGCGCAGGCCGGTGCGACCGTGGTGATCGCCAACCGGACGCTTGATGTGGCCGAGGCACTGGCGCGCGATCTGGCGGCCGATGGATGGACCGCGGATTGCGTCCCGTTCGACCGGCTCGATCGCAGCAGCTTGCGTGCAATGGTTGACGGTGTCGCCGCTCAACACGGCCGGCTCGATATCGTCGTGCACAATGCCGGCGGTTGTCCGTGGGCCTCGCTTGACGAGCTCGACGAAGCGAGGCTCGACGAGACGCTGGGGCTCAATCTAAACGCCACCATCTGGCTCGCGCAGGCAGCTATTCCGCACATGCGCGCCGTCAGCTTCGGCCGTATCCTCGTGACATCGTCGGTGTCGGCGCGCGTCGCGATGGGCGGCGGCGCGCATTACTCGGCGGCAAAGGCCGGCGTCAATGCGTTCATCCGCGGCGCCGCCTTCGAGCTCGCGCGCGACGGCATCACCGTCAACGGCGTCGAAGCCGGCTTCATCGAGAAGCCCGGCCGCGGCACCATGAGCGCGCCGGAGAACAAGGCGAAGCTCGAGCGCTTCATCCCGATGGGGCGCATGGGGAGCGCCGACGACATTGCCTGCGCGATGCTCTATCTCGCTTCGGCCGAGGCAAAATACGTCACCGGGCAGACCATCGCCGTCGACGGCGGCTCGACACTGCCGGAGACCGGATTTGCCGTCGAACGGCAGTGGGGACTCTAG